A genomic segment from Coccinella septempunctata chromosome 3, icCocSept1.1, whole genome shotgun sequence encodes:
- the LOC123310022 gene encoding uncharacterized protein LOC123310022 isoform X2 yields the protein MKNINKQKLIRLQHMQNQPITIKECEKFLVNYTGVEIPEEARIILGMGPKHGIVPKNVPIPELIKDVECFIQAIPLEENEKNGARSRCARIIQNFIDKPKAPDPLKMYYHITSKFIKDNPDILVSKSDKGNTTVVMYREEYTREVNNLLSDNHTYSILNKDPTKKTQDNINKFLITLKDEKMITETQYKELIRHNSTPPKLYCLRKTHKPVISFRPIVSCIGSPGYNVGSFLHGILSNVL from the coding sequence ATGAAAAACatcaacaaacaaaaactaaTTAGACTACAACACATGCAGAACCAACCCATTACAATTAAAGAATGCGAAAAGTTCCTCGTTAATTACACTGGAGTAGAAATCCCTGAAGAAGCTCGTATCATATTAGGCATGGGACCAAAACATGGCATAGTCCCAAAAAATGTTCCGATACCAGAACTAATCAAGGATGTTGAATGTTTTATACAGGCAATACCACTCGAAGAAAATGAGAAGAATGGAGCCAGATCAAGATGTGccagaataattcaaaattttattgataaaCCAAAAGCTCCAGACCCCCTCAAAATGTATTATCATATAACATCAAAATTTATCAAAGACAACCCTGACATTTTGGTGAGTAAATCAGATAAAGGTAATACAACAGTAGTTATGTACAGGGAAGAATATACTCGAGAAGTGAACAATTTACTAAGTGACAACCATACATACAGTATCTTAAACAAGGATCCAACAAAGAAAACCCAAGACAACATCAACAAATTTCTGATAACACTCAAAGATGAGAAAATGATAACAGAAACACAATATAAAGAACTAATCAGACACAACAGTACACCTCCAAAATTATACTGCTTGAGAAAAACTCACAAACCAGTTATCAGTTTCAGACCTATTGTAAGT
- the LOC123310022 gene encoding uncharacterized protein LOC123310022 isoform X1, whose translation MKNINKQKLIRLQHMQNQPITIKECEKFLVNYTGVEIPEEARIILGMGPKHGIVPKNVPIPELIKDVECFIQAIPLEENEKNGARSRCARIIQNFIDKPKAPDPLKMYYHITSKFIKDNPDILVSKSDKGNTTVVMYREEYTREVNNLLSDNHTYSILNKDPTKKTQDNINKFLITLKDEKMITETQYKELIRHNSTPPKLYCLRKTHKPVISFRPIVSCIGSPGYNVGSFLHGILSNVL comes from the coding sequence ATGAAAAACatcaacaaacaaaaactaaTTAGACTACAACACATGCAGAACCAACCCATTACAATTAAAGAATGCGAAAAGTTCCTCGTTAATTACACTGGAGTAGAAATCCCTGAAGAAGCTCGTATCATATTAGGCATGGGACCAAAACATGGCATAGTCCCAAAAAATGTTCCGATACCAGAACTAATCAAGGATGTTGAATGTTTTATACAGGCAATACCACTCGAAGAAAATGAGAAGAATGGAGCCAGATCAAGATGTGccagaataattcaaaattttattgataaaCCAAAAGCTCCAGACCCCCTCAAAATGTATTATCATATAACATCAAAATTTATCAAAGACAACCCTGACATTTTGGTGAGTAAATCAGATAAAGGTAATACAACAGTAGTTATGTACAGGGAAGAATATACTCGAGAAGTGAACAATTTACTAAGTGACAACCATACATACAGTATCTTAAACAAGGATCCAACAAAGAAAACCCAAGACAACATCAACAAATTTCTGATAACACTCAAAGATGAGAAAATGATAACAGAAACACAATATAAAGAACTAATCAGACACAACAGTACACCTCCAAAATTATACTGCTTGAGAAAAACTCACAAACCAGTTATCAGTTTCAGACCTATTGTAAGTTGCA